From Methanobacterium formicicum DSM 3637, one genomic window encodes:
- a CDS encoding histone deacetylase has product MISLVYSPEYARHQTGHHPENQERLEVMMKYLIEQGEAEKLDIHLPVPASDEDLLRVHTKHYLNHLQKFTKSGGGYLDFDTFASPESYQIAKLAAGGAITASQLVFDQSDFAYSMARPPGHHATADSALGFCLINNLAVALEYMRKTHGLRKFVIVDFDAHYGNGTAEIFYNDPQVLYISIHQDPRTIFPGKGFIEETGSRMGEGFNLNIPLPPGSGTSDYIYILEKILEPACRKFQADFYFLDVGFDGHQDDPLSSLQLDDDFYPWITSHMQEITPKMVLILEGGYSQDAMARSNLKMIKVLKDKSTHEDQWRPSGKLVVKDETKKIFKRIQDTFSPFFTF; this is encoded by the coding sequence GTGATTTCCCTGGTTTACTCCCCAGAATACGCACGGCATCAAACTGGACACCATCCTGAGAATCAGGAAAGACTGGAAGTTATGATGAAATATCTCATAGAACAGGGCGAAGCGGAAAAATTAGATATCCACCTGCCCGTCCCTGCCAGTGATGAGGACCTCCTGCGGGTGCACACTAAACACTATTTAAATCATTTGCAAAAATTTACAAAAAGTGGTGGGGGTTACCTGGACTTTGACACCTTCGCTTCCCCTGAAAGCTATCAAATTGCAAAACTAGCAGCAGGTGGTGCAATTACAGCTTCGCAACTTGTTTTCGACCAGTCTGATTTTGCTTACTCCATGGCACGACCCCCTGGCCACCACGCCACAGCAGATAGTGCCCTGGGTTTCTGTCTAATAAACAATCTTGCAGTGGCCCTGGAGTACATGCGCAAAACCCATGGCTTGCGAAAATTCGTGATAGTGGATTTTGACGCTCATTACGGGAATGGAACAGCTGAAATATTCTACAATGATCCCCAAGTCCTCTACATATCCATACACCAGGACCCTCGCACTATTTTCCCAGGAAAAGGATTTATTGAAGAAACTGGTAGCAGAATGGGGGAAGGTTTTAATCTTAACATCCCCCTACCTCCTGGTTCTGGAACTTCTGATTATATTTACATTTTAGAAAAAATCTTAGAACCAGCTTGCAGGAAATTCCAGGCAGACTTCTACTTTCTGGATGTTGGTTTTGACGGGCACCAGGACGACCCTCTCTCCAGTCTCCAGTTGGATGATGATTTTTATCCATGGATTACATCTCATATGCAGGAGATAACTCCAAAGATGGTGCTGATCCTGGAAGGGGGTTACAGTCAAGATGCCATGGCCCGTTCAAACCTGAAAATGATAAAAGTGTTGAAGGACAAGAGTACCCATGAAGACCAGTGGCGACCGTCTGGAAAACTGGTGGTGAAAGATGAAACCAAAAAAATTTTTAAACGAATTCAAGATACATTTTCACCATTTTTCACATTCTAA
- a CDS encoding Lrp/AsnC family transcriptional regulator produces the protein MKEDEKINELVEIDDVDREIINLFNSDGRMSYRKIAKRLDVSIGTVHNRMEKLTKNGVIQKFTPVIDHSKLGYNLTTIIGVRVKGGVLENWEDKTAYHKNVLCMYDVTGEFDAILVARFKDTSELDQFIKGLLKEPDVQRTYTQTVLNIVKEDLSSSKML, from the coding sequence ATGAAAGAAGATGAAAAAATAAATGAACTTGTGGAAATAGATGATGTAGACCGAGAAATCATCAATTTATTCAATAGCGACGGAAGAATGTCTTACAGGAAAATAGCAAAGCGTCTTGATGTTTCCATAGGGACTGTCCACAATCGCATGGAAAAACTCACTAAAAATGGAGTTATCCAGAAATTCACACCGGTGATTGATCACAGCAAACTGGGTTACAACCTCACCACCATCATTGGAGTACGAGTAAAAGGAGGAGTACTTGAAAACTGGGAGGACAAAACCGCATACCATAAAAACGTTCTCTGCATGTATGATGTTACCGGAGAGTTTGATGCCATACTGGTTGCCAGATTCAAGGACACCAGTGAACTAGACCAATTTATAAAAGGTTTACTCAAGGAACCAGATGTGCAGAGGACCTACACCCAAACTGTGCTTAACATTGTAAAAGAAGACCTAAGTTCAAGTAAAATGTTGTAA
- a CDS encoding helix-turn-helix domain-containing protein produces MKTLVTNLRGQCLFNVSMKTQPDGLIVLHYGKHRKTELDSFLKGGEIRIDTEDPQDALNRIMEIIRGAKIHGDVYVAYGSGDIGPLLNFAANKEEVAGIFTCFGEKVVQLPPFELKISKTRLKIMKMLTLNDFTAVEIGKEVGISRAMVYKHLNGLIEAGMVKRSHSMEKYGITDAGVLAMT; encoded by the coding sequence ATGAAAACCCTAGTTACCAATTTAAGAGGGCAGTGTCTTTTTAATGTGTCTATGAAAACCCAACCGGACGGATTAATTGTATTACATTATGGTAAACATCGCAAAACAGAATTGGACTCTTTTCTAAAGGGGGGTGAAATTCGAATAGATACAGAAGACCCCCAGGATGCATTGAATAGGATTATGGAGATTATTAGAGGGGCCAAAATACATGGGGATGTTTATGTTGCCTATGGTTCAGGAGATATAGGTCCTCTTTTGAATTTTGCAGCAAATAAGGAGGAAGTGGCTGGAATTTTCACCTGTTTTGGAGAGAAGGTGGTTCAGCTTCCACCTTTCGAGCTGAAGATATCCAAGACCCGTCTTAAAATAATGAAAATGCTCACCCTTAACGACTTTACTGCTGTGGAAATTGGTAAAGAAGTGGGAATATCTCGAGCAATGGTTTACAAACACCTTAACGGACTTATAGAAGCAGGAATGGTTAAAAGATCTCATTCAATGGAAAAATACGGTATAACTGATGCAGGGGTGCTGGCAATGACTTAA
- a CDS encoding tributyrin esterase encodes MDTIKSENYTTRQLNTEIKKAISEDKNNLVLENPGKLDSIAVGLGSGVEVTLKGNAGDFVAALNNGASIEIQGNVGRYVGDNMTSGEIIVHGSAEDGVGFGTYNGTIVVYGDAGDAVGQLNKGGILVINGNMGKLAGLYMLSGDIIVTGDAGEDTGDWMIGGNIYVAGKYQTGTNAAVTEITASDKDKLSSIFQKYNIDAQAQDFVKIGPEELRPFYGKEEVSQ; translated from the coding sequence ATGGATACTATAAAATCAGAAAACTATACCACCCGTCAGTTGAACACGGAGATTAAAAAGGCGATATCTGAGGATAAAAATAATTTGGTACTGGAAAATCCCGGTAAACTGGACTCTATTGCAGTGGGTCTGGGTTCCGGGGTAGAAGTCACCCTGAAGGGAAATGCTGGAGATTTTGTAGCAGCACTGAATAACGGGGCATCTATAGAAATACAGGGCAATGTTGGTCGCTACGTAGGAGATAACATGACCTCCGGTGAGATCATTGTACACGGTTCTGCTGAAGATGGGGTTGGATTCGGAACCTACAATGGTACCATAGTTGTTTATGGGGATGCTGGTGATGCAGTGGGTCAGCTTAACAAAGGAGGAATTCTGGTAATAAATGGTAATATGGGCAAACTCGCTGGACTTTACATGCTCAGTGGGGATATAATTGTTACTGGAGATGCGGGGGAAGACACTGGGGACTGGATGATAGGTGGAAACATATACGTGGCTGGAAAGTACCAAACCGGTACAAATGCAGCTGTCACTGAAATAACTGCCTCTGATAAGGATAAATTATCATCAATCTTCCAAAAGTACAATATAGATGCCCAGGCACAGGATTTCGTTAAGATTGGGCCTGAAGAGTTAAGACCATTTTATGGTAAAGAGGAGGTATCCCAATGA
- a CDS encoding glutamate synthase-related protein has product MKQILLTDPEKCDGCNDCIEACVSVNDESGIFLHKMTEGYQTIVCQQCINPSCLKGCFRDAIYREGDVVKINQDLCVGCRLCMLMCPIGSITHTDDEMLKCEQQCMQSPDDVPACVKACKEGCLSVVDIKEFATGLQQNFEMNNTMGSKSKRPLSPSGELAVSTEGLCVFCGTCEIVCPTDAIEIVDSHAEIDKSRCIMCGSCTAACPVLIPTGAGSIWDPRTIADIRYTSKAGKYVLRGFGTERQLPSLDDIIILPGQASVSPVDKYREACNTKVVLGARHAENPLQLETPVLIAGMSFGALSEECKLAMAKGTSLVGSCANTGEGGMLPLEREYADKLMVQYSSGRFGVSAYYLNVGDAIEVKIGQGAKPGMGGHLLAEKVSPKVAEIRGIPLGTDALSPARFLDATQPGDLDKHIELIREVTDWQVPIVVKLGPGRVKDDVQLVAEAGADVISVDGMEGGTGAAPEVVIEHTGIPTLAALMEAVKGLEEIGMKDTVDLIITGGIRSGADVAKSMALGADAVYIGTGAMIAMGCRACRMCYTGKCPVGVATQDPLLRERLDVDLAAMRVANYIKSMTEETKMLAQLAGHDDIRKFSPDDLRALNSDTAKITGLRLTGL; this is encoded by the coding sequence ATGAAACAGATACTCCTAACTGATCCTGAAAAGTGCGATGGATGTAATGACTGTATTGAAGCCTGTGTATCAGTAAATGATGAAAGTGGTATCTTCCTGCATAAAATGACTGAAGGTTACCAGACCATTGTCTGCCAGCAGTGCATAAACCCCTCCTGCCTCAAGGGTTGCTTTAGAGATGCAATCTACCGTGAAGGGGACGTGGTTAAAATCAACCAGGACCTCTGCGTGGGCTGCCGCCTGTGTATGCTGATGTGCCCCATTGGAAGTATCACCCACACCGATGATGAGATGCTCAAATGCGAACAACAGTGCATGCAGTCACCAGATGACGTACCCGCCTGTGTGAAAGCATGTAAAGAAGGCTGCCTGAGTGTAGTGGATATTAAGGAATTCGCCACCGGTCTGCAGCAGAACTTTGAAATGAATAACACCATGGGATCAAAATCAAAACGGCCTTTATCTCCATCAGGGGAACTGGCAGTGTCCACTGAAGGATTATGTGTCTTCTGCGGTACCTGTGAAATTGTCTGCCCCACCGATGCCATTGAAATCGTGGACAGTCACGCGGAAATAGATAAAAGTCGCTGTATAATGTGTGGATCCTGTACAGCAGCATGTCCAGTGTTGATACCAACTGGGGCCGGGAGTATATGGGACCCTAGAACCATCGCGGACATACGTTACACCTCCAAGGCAGGTAAATACGTTCTCAGGGGTTTTGGTACAGAAAGACAATTACCTAGCCTGGATGATATTATAATATTGCCTGGTCAGGCTTCAGTATCTCCAGTGGACAAGTACAGGGAAGCATGTAACACCAAGGTTGTCCTGGGAGCTAGACACGCTGAAAATCCGCTGCAACTGGAAACACCAGTTCTCATTGCAGGAATGTCATTCGGGGCCCTTTCAGAGGAATGTAAACTGGCAATGGCCAAAGGTACCTCCCTGGTAGGATCATGCGCTAACACCGGTGAGGGGGGAATGTTACCCTTAGAAAGGGAGTACGCAGATAAACTGATGGTACAGTACTCTTCTGGTCGTTTCGGGGTTTCTGCGTACTATCTCAATGTGGGGGATGCAATCGAGGTTAAAATTGGTCAGGGAGCAAAACCTGGAATGGGGGGACACCTTTTAGCCGAGAAAGTGAGCCCTAAAGTGGCTGAAATTAGGGGAATACCCTTAGGAACGGATGCACTCAGTCCAGCCCGATTCCTGGATGCTACCCAGCCAGGAGACCTGGATAAACACATAGAACTCATCCGTGAGGTCACTGACTGGCAGGTACCAATAGTGGTTAAATTGGGACCCGGAAGGGTGAAGGATGATGTCCAACTGGTGGCAGAAGCCGGTGCTGATGTGATATCTGTGGATGGGATGGAAGGAGGTACCGGTGCTGCACCAGAAGTGGTTATCGAACACACGGGAATCCCCACCCTGGCAGCACTCATGGAAGCAGTTAAAGGGCTGGAAGAAATTGGAATGAAGGACACTGTGGATCTCATCATCACCGGAGGAATCAGAAGCGGGGCAGACGTGGCCAAATCCATGGCCCTGGGTGCTGATGCAGTGTACATTGGAACCGGTGCCATGATCGCAATGGGATGCAGAGCCTGCCGTATGTGTTACACTGGTAAATGTCCGGTGGGGGTTGCCACACAAGATCCCTTACTACGCGAACGGCTGGATGTGGATCTGGCTGCCATGCGAGTGGCTAACTACATTAAATCCATGACTGAGGAAACTAAGATGCTGGCCCAGCTTGCTGGGCACGATGATATTCGCAAATTCTCACCAGATGACCTGCGAGCATTAAACAGTGACACTGCAAAGATAACTGGGCTACGGCTCACTGGATTGTGA
- a CDS encoding DUF4013 domain-containing protein, translating into MDIGEIVSDSIKYPSSNWGKVLILGVICIASILIVPIFLVMGYLFRIIKATLAGIDELPEFDEIGEMFVDGLKIFVVGIIYSIPLLIIYGIMYFITLGMVTTASYTDFAAVSSAAYGMMAILWIVIAIVGFIISLFELMAIANMAYYDGDLGAAFRFSEILEHISRIGWGKYIITLIVIWIIAGIGYAIGWLTLFILIGFILLPLVIMPYIMMFMYRAIALMVASSLEGETVE; encoded by the coding sequence ATGGACATAGGAGAAATTGTATCCGACTCAATTAAGTATCCTTCCTCTAACTGGGGAAAAGTACTGATATTGGGTGTAATATGCATTGCTTCGATTTTGATTGTTCCTATATTTTTAGTCATGGGCTATTTGTTCAGAATAATAAAAGCAACCTTAGCCGGTATTGACGAGCTCCCGGAATTCGATGAAATTGGGGAAATGTTCGTTGATGGTCTAAAAATCTTTGTTGTAGGTATTATTTATTCCATTCCCCTATTGATAATTTATGGAATTATGTATTTCATAACCCTGGGCATGGTTACTACTGCCAGTTACACAGATTTCGCTGCTGTTTCAAGCGCAGCTTACGGGATGATGGCTATACTGTGGATAGTAATCGCAATAGTAGGATTTATCATTTCACTGTTTGAACTAATGGCCATCGCCAACATGGCATACTACGATGGAGACCTAGGAGCAGCATTCAGATTCAGCGAAATATTAGAACATATATCCAGAATTGGCTGGGGCAAATACATCATCACCCTCATAGTAATCTGGATAATAGCTGGAATAGGATACGCCATAGGATGGTTGACCCTCTTCATCCTGATTGGATTCATACTATTACCACTGGTAATAATGCCTTACATCATGATGTTCATGTACAGAGCAATTGCACTGATGGTCGCATCCAGTTTAGAAGGCGAAACTGTAGAATAA
- a CDS encoding DUF4013 domain-containing protein: MDIGEIISDSLSYPSQDWKKVLILGILFLISFLIIPAFLVMGYFFRILKGSIAGFDELPDFDEWGEMLIDGLKIFVVQFVYFLIPAIIILIGVWASIASIAVTDAGNLANPGLVFGLLGGTAIIGIILAIILGLIASIAIANMALNNGEFGAAFRFSEILEEIAMIGWGKYIVWYIVMIIIGMIGGVIAGILNVIPILGTIIALLVVSPYLYMFSARSLALLFGSSVQMESVE, encoded by the coding sequence ATGGATATTGGAGAAATTATATCTGATTCCCTTAGTTACCCGTCTCAGGACTGGAAAAAAGTACTAATATTAGGAATTCTATTCCTTATAAGTTTCTTAATAATTCCAGCCTTCCTGGTAATGGGATACTTTTTCAGAATTTTAAAAGGTTCCATAGCAGGTTTTGACGAACTCCCTGACTTTGATGAATGGGGAGAGATGTTAATAGACGGTTTGAAAATATTTGTTGTACAGTTTGTATATTTCTTGATCCCAGCGATAATAATATTAATTGGAGTATGGGCTTCAATCGCATCTATAGCTGTAACTGACGCAGGCAACCTTGCCAATCCAGGTTTAGTCTTTGGACTCCTGGGCGGAACAGCCATTATTGGAATTATCTTAGCAATAATCTTAGGATTAATTGCATCCATTGCCATTGCTAACATGGCTCTAAATAATGGTGAATTTGGAGCAGCATTCCGATTCAGTGAAATCCTCGAGGAAATAGCCATGATCGGATGGGGCAAATACATAGTATGGTACATTGTGATGATAATCATCGGTATGATCGGTGGAGTCATTGCCGGTATCCTGAACGTGATCCCAATCTTAGGAACCATCATTGCCCTTTTAGTTGTTTCCCCATACTTGTATATGTTTTCAGCAAGATCTCTGGCTTTACTCTTCGGCTCCAGTGTGCAAATGGAATCTGTTGAATAA
- a CDS encoding DUF4013 domain-containing protein yields MDIGYLTSDAMKYPIQNWQKVIILGILILTSFLIIPAFLAMGYVFRALKWSVAGVDQLPEFDEWGEMFTDGLKIFVVELAYFIIPFLFIFLSIWASIGSLVTLGASGNDLMPATAFSAFGLMGGLLVLGLILAVIFGIFFTIGIANMAYYNSEIRAAFRFREILYTINAIGWVDYIIWYIMMIILGMIMSAIAGVLGFIPILGWVLIILIIYPYLYLLYSRALGLLFVSGLETQ; encoded by the coding sequence ATGGATATAGGATATTTAACTTCAGATGCAATGAAATATCCCATACAGAACTGGCAGAAGGTCATAATACTGGGAATATTAATTTTAACCAGTTTTTTAATTATTCCTGCTTTTTTAGCTATGGGATATGTTTTCAGAGCTTTGAAGTGGTCGGTTGCAGGGGTTGACCAGCTTCCTGAATTCGATGAATGGGGAGAAATGTTCACCGATGGTCTTAAAATCTTTGTGGTGGAACTGGCCTACTTTATCATCCCCTTCCTCTTTATATTCCTGAGCATATGGGCTTCTATCGGTTCATTGGTAACTTTAGGAGCTTCTGGAAATGACTTAATGCCCGCCACTGCTTTCAGTGCCTTCGGTTTAATGGGCGGATTGCTGGTGTTAGGATTGATTTTGGCTGTTATCTTTGGAATATTTTTCACAATTGGAATAGCAAATATGGCTTATTATAACAGTGAAATAAGGGCTGCATTCCGATTCAGGGAAATACTGTACACCATCAATGCCATTGGATGGGTAGACTACATAATCTGGTACATAATGATGATCATACTGGGAATGATAATGAGTGCAATAGCAGGAGTTCTTGGATTTATACCGATTTTAGGATGGGTTTTGATTATATTAATCATCTACCCTTACCTTTACCTCCTGTACTCCAGAGCACTGGGGCTTTTATTTGTTTCTGGGCTGGAAACTCAATGA
- a CDS encoding tRNA (guanine(10)-N(2))-dimethyltransferase, producing MEYLQVQEGQVRIKIPQFEKVTAKAPVFFNPVMELNRDLSVTALTTYRKQKEEDITICDAFGGSGIRGIRYAKEIEGVSLAVVNDLNPLAVELANENIKNNGLNNVKACREDANLILRKCKGRFDVVDIDPFGTPAPYVESAAASIRADGMICITATDTSALCGTYRKPCIRKYGAKPLRNEYCHETGLRILAGFLSRTFSKYKKYLEFQFSHSTEHYMRLYALVGKGAKNTDESLENLGHIAYCPKCLNRQVFKGISPRISLNCPDCGEVWNVAGPLWCGEIQNSDFLSRMLDMVPDMEINRKNEVTKLLEKCLAESGAPPTFYDVHAICRKLKISAPSMEGVMNLIKEEGYMVTRTHFNPNGLKTNAPLSIIENAINNLNNRINNLNNQ from the coding sequence ATGGAATATTTACAGGTACAGGAAGGTCAGGTAAGGATTAAAATCCCACAGTTTGAGAAAGTAACCGCTAAAGCACCTGTTTTTTTCAATCCAGTTATGGAACTTAACCGGGACCTTTCGGTGACCGCTTTAACCACTTACCGTAAGCAGAAAGAGGAGGATATCACCATCTGTGATGCCTTTGGAGGTAGTGGGATAAGGGGGATACGCTACGCTAAGGAAATAGAAGGTGTTTCTCTGGCAGTGGTGAATGATTTAAACCCCCTGGCGGTTGAACTTGCCAATGAAAATATTAAAAATAATGGGTTGAATAATGTAAAAGCCTGCCGGGAGGATGCTAATCTAATTCTTCGCAAATGTAAAGGCAGATTTGATGTTGTGGATATCGATCCATTTGGAACTCCTGCACCCTATGTTGAGTCAGCTGCTGCCAGTATCAGGGCAGATGGGATGATCTGCATCACTGCCACCGACACTTCCGCTCTTTGTGGCACCTACCGGAAACCATGCATACGCAAATATGGAGCTAAACCTCTTAGAAATGAATACTGCCATGAAACAGGTCTCAGGATCCTGGCAGGTTTCCTCTCCCGCACATTCTCCAAATATAAAAAGTATCTGGAGTTCCAGTTCTCCCACAGCACCGAACATTACATGCGCCTGTACGCCCTGGTGGGTAAAGGAGCTAAAAATACAGATGAATCCCTTGAAAACCTAGGACACATAGCATACTGCCCCAAATGCCTTAATAGACAAGTATTTAAGGGCATATCCCCCCGAATATCCTTAAACTGTCCAGATTGTGGAGAGGTTTGGAATGTTGCCGGTCCACTCTGGTGCGGAGAGATACAAAATTCAGACTTTTTAAGCCGAATGCTAGATATGGTACCGGATATGGAAATTAATCGAAAAAATGAAGTTACCAAACTCCTGGAAAAATGTCTCGCAGAGTCAGGTGCTCCCCCCACGTTCTACGATGTTCATGCTATTTGCCGAAAGTTAAAGATTAGTGCCCCCTCAATGGAAGGAGTTATGAATCTCATTAAAGAAGAAGGTTACATGGTTACCAGAACCCATTTCAACCCCAATGGTTTAAAAACTAATGCTCCTTTATCTATAATCGAAAATGCCATTAATAACCTAAATAATCGAATTAATAACTTAAATAATCAGTGA
- a CDS encoding CPBP family intramembrane glutamic endopeptidase encodes MSSIPFLDNANEGQNNWWKYLLTVIISLLAGSLVAGVIVVLFLVVYAFVLSASGNVTNILEIIQGTLQSPFVLIVLIGVSYAVSFFLFYICLRFLHHKRLLSVINTVSSLRWKMLLKGLILWIAVLAIFNLPDLIFNSQNYQKNLDLGSFAILLVLCLLVFPMQASFEEILFRGYLMQGVNLLPNALSKRFGNLARRFSSLSSLFNTLSRIFARLAKPWFPILITAIIFGSVHVFNGTDLYMDLSIVASTFIMGIMLGVIALGDNGIETAMGIHIANNLYIALFFNSADSGLGELPSLVTAPASDPFSGIPFMILAALIVLTILFWNRKEDLVKIFR; translated from the coding sequence ATGTCGTCAATACCATTTTTAGATAATGCTAATGAAGGTCAGAATAACTGGTGGAAATATTTATTAACTGTCATTATATCTCTGCTTGCAGGCAGTCTGGTAGCAGGAGTGATAGTTGTATTATTCTTGGTGGTGTATGCTTTTGTTTTATCTGCCAGTGGTAACGTGACTAACATCCTCGAAATTATTCAGGGAACCCTTCAAAGCCCATTTGTTCTCATTGTTCTCATTGGAGTTAGCTATGCAGTTTCATTTTTCCTTTTCTACATTTGCCTGCGTTTTTTACACCATAAACGATTGTTATCAGTTATAAACACGGTTTCCAGTTTACGCTGGAAAATGTTACTCAAAGGACTGATATTATGGATTGCAGTGCTGGCGATTTTCAATTTACCTGATCTGATTTTCAATTCCCAGAATTACCAGAAAAACCTCGATCTTGGTAGTTTTGCCATTCTCCTGGTTTTATGTCTCCTTGTTTTCCCGATGCAGGCCTCATTCGAGGAAATTTTGTTCAGAGGATACCTTATGCAGGGGGTTAATCTATTACCAAATGCGTTATCTAAGAGATTTGGGAATTTGGCAAGAAGATTCAGCAGTTTATCTTCATTATTCAACACTTTATCCAGAATATTCGCTCGTTTAGCAAAGCCATGGTTCCCTATTCTAATCACGGCCATAATTTTTGGATCAGTACATGTTTTCAATGGAACTGACCTGTATATGGATCTGTCCATTGTAGCTTCCACATTCATAATGGGTATTATGCTGGGTGTAATAGCACTGGGGGATAATGGAATAGAGACAGCAATGGGGATCCATATAGCCAACAATCTTTATATTGCCCTGTTTTTCAACTCCGCAGATTCTGGACTTGGTGAACTTCCTTCCCTGGTCACAGCCCCTGCATCTGACCCATTTTCAGGCATACCCTTCATGATACTGGCTGCCTTAATAGTGCTTACAATTCTGTTCTGGAATCGTAAGGAAGATTTAGTGAAAATATTCCGTTAA
- a CDS encoding DegT/DnrJ/EryC1/StrS aminotransferase family protein codes for MIPVAKPLIGEEEIEEVEKVLRSGFIAQGPRVAEFEEKFASYVGTKHAVAVSSGTTALHLSLLALGVGNGDEVITTPFSFAATGNCALYVGARPVFVDIDPKTFNLDPNQIEAAITEKTRAILPVHLYGQPAKMDQIKKIAEKHDIPVVEDAAQAHGAMFQDEMVGSIGDMACFSFYPTKNMTTSEGGMVTTNNTELSDMVRILRAHGEKERYHHSVLGYNFRMTDIAAAIGLVQLKKLDGFNQKRIENAEYLTEHLKGISCIEPPFVSPQVKHVFHQYTVRVKDGKRNDVMNFLNQEGIGTGIHYPVPIYKQELYQNMGYNDKCLETEKATSEVLSLPVHPSLSVEELETVVISLEAASDKFF; via the coding sequence ATGATACCAGTTGCCAAACCCCTCATCGGTGAAGAAGAAATAGAAGAAGTGGAAAAAGTATTAAGGTCCGGGTTCATAGCCCAGGGCCCACGAGTGGCAGAATTTGAGGAAAAATTTGCCAGCTACGTTGGAACAAAACACGCAGTTGCTGTAAGTTCAGGAACCACAGCATTACACCTATCCCTACTAGCTCTTGGTGTTGGTAATGGTGACGAGGTTATAACCACTCCCTTTAGCTTTGCAGCCACTGGTAACTGCGCACTATATGTTGGGGCCAGACCAGTCTTTGTTGATATTGATCCCAAGACCTTTAACCTGGACCCTAACCAGATTGAAGCAGCCATAACCGAAAAAACCAGGGCCATACTCCCGGTACACCTCTACGGTCAACCAGCCAAGATGGACCAGATTAAAAAAATAGCTGAAAAACATGACATTCCAGTTGTGGAGGATGCTGCCCAGGCACATGGGGCAATGTTCCAGGATGAGATGGTAGGATCCATTGGTGACATGGCCTGTTTCAGTTTTTATCCCACCAAGAACATGACCACCAGTGAAGGTGGGATGGTAACCACCAATAACACTGAACTTTCGGATATGGTCAGGATACTACGGGCTCACGGGGAAAAGGAAAGATATCATCATTCTGTTCTGGGATACAATTTCAGGATGACTGACATAGCTGCTGCCATTGGTTTGGTTCAACTGAAGAAACTGGATGGCTTTAATCAGAAGAGAATAGAAAATGCAGAATACCTTACCGAGCATTTAAAGGGAATTTCGTGCATTGAACCTCCATTTGTTTCCCCACAGGTGAAACACGTATTCCACCAGTACACGGTGAGGGTTAAAGATGGAAAAAGGAACGATGTGATGAACTTCCTCAACCAGGAAGGAATTGGAACCGGAATACACTATCCAGTCCCTATTTACAAACAGGAACTCTACCAGAACATGGGATACAATGATAAATGTCTTGAAACTGAAAAAGCAACCTCTGAGGTATTATCCCTACCAGTGCATCCTTCTTTATCAGTAGAAGAATTGGAAACAGTAGTGATTTCACTAGAAGCAGCTTCAGACAAGTTTTTCTAG